A segment of the Melioribacteraceae bacterium 4301-Me genome:
TAGAAAATACTGCTCAAAATCTTTTCGTAAGAAGAAAATCTTAATACAATCCTATTGGATAACATAGTTTAAGCTAATCTCTCTTAAAAAACTTTGAAACTATGATATGCCAGTGCTTTTCTTCTAATTTACCCAATTGTCCAATGAATAGTTCATCAAAATCCTTTTTATCTTTTTCAGTTTTTAAGTAATCTTGAATAAACTTCATGTATTCATCTATTTCATTTTGATAGAAATTAACAGCGGACTTGCCAATTTTTAAATCTTTCAATTCTGTATCAAGGTTATCGGCATCGATAGAGCAAATCCAGTTTTTTTCGTAAGGAGTAAAATTCAAAAGCGATAAATTCTCTGAAAGCTCATGATTAATTTTGGAAACTTGTCCGCTCAACGGTGAACCAAAAGTAATTCTTTTTTTATTTTGTTTAATGCTAAATAATGGTTGACCTTTTTGAACTTTCATTCCAAGGTTTGGAAATTCAATATCTTCAATATCACCAATTAATTTTTTTGCAAAATCATCAATGCCAACTTTAACTGTGCCGTCCTGCGATACACTTGCCCATGTGTGATTTTCTGATATAAATACGCCGCCTGGTATTGAGAATTCTCCTTTGCTGAATTTTTCCGCTTCTTCAAAATGAGTTATGTGTACACGTGGTTTTAATTGTTTCCGTATTCTTTCTTGTCGTTTAATAAGTGAGTTATTGGTAAATTTAAGCAATTCGTCTTCGGTAAATGGTTTTTGGACATAATCCATTGCGCCGTATTTCATACAATCTACAGCGGTTTCTACAGTTGCATACCCAGTTATTATTATAACATCAATATCTGGCCGTAAGTTTTTTATAATTTTAGTTACTTCCACACCATCCATCTCAGGCATTTTAAGGTCAGTAAAAACAAAATCATAATGGTGGGATTTTATTAGATTGATTGCTTCGGGACCGGAGTTGACTGTATCCACTGAATAGCCGTCTAAGACAAGAATTTTTCTAAAGCTGTCAAGTATGATATCTTCATCGTCTACGCATAGTATACGAGCTTTGGGATTTGGCACTTCAGCTCGCTTTAATGAAACCGCTTCTTTACTGAAATCAACTCTTAAACTCTCTTCTAAAATGGCAGCTCTTTCCTTACGAATTTTCTTGGCTTGAATATTTTTAATTACGAATCTTATGACAATATCTGCAATTATAAATACAATTAATGCTAAAATAAACAGAGGCATTATTTATCTCCTTATATTAACTTTATTTTTTATCACTTTTAAAAGATTTCCTCAAAATTATTACCTGTGAAAATTCGTGTATTTTGTGTCTATGATCTATCTGAGCTGCATGGTATTAGTTTTTTTATTTCGTATTCATATTCTGTTGGTATAAATCTATAAATCCAACCCTCGAAGTAGGGGTCCTTTTCAATCAGTTGAGGATTAGTGATTAGTTTCTCGTTTATCGAGATAATTTTGCCGCTTAAAGGAGATAATAAATGATGAGTTAAATTTTCTTCAGTTTCGAACCATGCACAAGCTTGCCCCTGCACAGCGTTGTCATTTACATTCATCAAGTTGATTTTCTTAATTGTATTTATTGTCTTGGTGTAAAGGTCTGTTGCACCAATTAAAACTGTTTCATCGTTTTCTTTGTTTAGCCAAGTGGAATAGCCAAGCCTGTAATATTTCGCTGGACATGGCACGTAGACAAACTCTATATTTTTAGCCTGTTTAGATTTCAATAATTTCCAATAATTTAATCCTCTGTGAATTATGCTTATTAGTTCATCTGTTGTAAAAGGTTTAGGGATAAAACCGATTGCACCTTGGTAAAGCGATTCCACAGCATTTTCAACTGTGGTGTAGCCGGTTGTAATAATTATTGGTATGTCAATTTTAAGTCGTTCTGTTTCTGCTATGAATTTAAAGCCATCCATTTCTGGCATCATGATGTCACATATGATAAGTTTGAATTTCTCTTTCTGAAGTCGATTCAGAGCAGTTAAAGCATTTAACTCGCCTATGGCAGTAAATCCTTCCATAGAAGCAATTTTTATAACTGAATCTATTATTACCTGTTCATCGTCAATTATCAATATGTCGTATTCTTTTGCCATCTTATAATTTTTTTTTAATCTTTATAAAGGCAATCGTATTGTAAAAGTAGTGCCTTTACCCACCTCGCTTTCTACGTTTATTGTTCCATTATGAATTTCAATGATTCCCCAGATAACAGATAACCCGAGGCCGGTTCCTTTTTGTCCTTTGGTCGTAAAAAATGGATCAAATATTTTATTTAAATTTTCTTTTGGAATACCGCAGCCAGTATCTTTTACAGTTATCTCTATAAAATTTTTTTCGCTTTCTAATGGGATATCCCATTTTTGCCAATCGTCATTAAACTGAGCGCATCCTTTTATGTAACCATTATTAGGTATTTTAATCTTGTAAACAGGTCCGCCACATTTTGGACATTTTTCATTTTTAGCTATTAGAGTTGTTTCGCATACGGGGCAAAGTAAATTATATGGTTTTTCTTTTTCAATTTTTATCTGAATGTCATCTTTATGTCTTCCATAAACAGCGTCTAAGTGAATAATCCCTTCGTTCTTTGCATTTCTTACTTTTAATTTTATAGATGGGAAACCTTCTATTTTATAATCATTTTCAATTAGATTATGATTTTTTTCACATACTGCTGATTTTACATTGGCAATTCCTTGAGAAAGTGTGGCTACTGAAGTTTTGATAAAAATTTTACCACCATCTTTACTAATTGAATCGTTAGCATTTACTAATAAATTTATAAAAACTTGTTGCATTTGATTTGCATCGGCAGTAATGCTGGGTAATTTATCATCATAATTTTTTTCAATAATAACATTATTTAATCTTAGTTGGTTGTTAACAACGCTTAAAGCTCTGTCAATAATTTCATTAATATTTATTTTTGTTTTTTTGGGAGTTGACTGACGAGCAAAATCTAAAAGTCCCCTTACTATTTCTCTGCTTCTCATTGTTTCTCTAACTATAACTTTTAAGTCCTCTTGCAATTCGGGATTATTTTGAGTTCGCTTCAATAAATAACTACTGTAAGTTAACACGCCAGTCAATGGGTTATTGATTTCATGAGCTACACCGGCTGCAAGTTGACCCAAAGAAGCCATTTTTTCTGACTGGAAGACCTGCATTTGCATTTCTTTGAGTTTTTTTATCATGTTGTTAAAAGATTGTGCTAATGTGCCTAATTCATCTTTAGTCGTTTCTTTAATGAAATAATTTAAATTTCCCAGCCCGACTTGGTTAGTTGCATTTACAAGTTCTTTGACTGGTTTATCGACCCATCGTTTTATAAATAAGGCAATTATGAAACCAATAGCACTAACTGCGATTAAAGCGAAGATTAATCCCTGAATTTCGTTGTTGTGAATTTTTTCATCAATTTCTTTTAAGTGAATAGAAACATCAAGTACCCCAAGCACTTTAGCAGAGGACGGATGTGCATGGCAGTCTGCTTCGTAGCAAGATTTTTCGTTGTAAATCGGGTTTATTACTCCCAAGATTCTTGATGAATCTTGCTCTGACCTGTAAATTCTTGTTCTATCATTAATTGCTAATTTTTCTAAGGGCTTATTTGCAGCATGACATGCATAACAACTTTCGGCATACTTATCGAGCATCTTTCCAATATCTTCATGTCTGTTTGAATAAATAATTTCGCCATCTTTATTGAACACTCTAAGCGCATAAATTGCCGGATCTTTTCCTATTGTGTTAATTATATCATGAATCATTTCTCTCTGATTTAACATCATGCCGTGCCGTGTGCTGTTTTTAATTGCATCACTTAACTCAAGGGCATGCCGTTCCACTTCACTTAGTAAAATGTTTGTCTCTGATTTTAAGTTAAGATAAGTGTAACCCCCAATAATCACTATGGCAGTAACACCCACAATAAAGATTAATTTGAAACCAATTTTTCTGAACATAATTTTATTTTATTCTTCTCCCCGGTACGTTTTTAGGGTAACTTTTATCATCGTGGCAATCTGTACAGACTGGATTAGAGTAATTTTTTTCTTTGTGACAGTTATCGCATTCCAGTCCATAATGTGTTTCATCTAATGCGATACCGGTAATTTTATGATTGAAATTTTCCTGTGTCCACGAACCATGACACGATGCACAATCATCCTTAAGCCCTGTAAATTTACCTTTTGTAGTATGACATCTTTCGCAGCTTAACTTTCCATGAAATCTTGTAATGTCAAATCCCGTTTTTTCTTTGTGATTAAACGGACCGACTTCCTTGTTCTGATGACAGAAACTACATTTAGAATTTGTTTCTGTATCATGACAAGTAGAACAAATTTTATGATGCTGTTCTAATGTTATATGAGCTACTTGAGCTTTGTTTTTGTTATGGCATTTAGTACAGCTTTCGTTGCTGTGGCAATTTTGGCAATCAAGTTTGAATAAATTAACATGGTCACTGTGATAAAATGTTACGAGCTTCCCAACTGCATTTGGAGTATTGAATGTAAGTTTAATAGGAACAGCTACATCAGGATGAATTCTTTTGTGAGTTGATTCTGTACTTACAGCCAAATGAGTTTTCGTTGATTTATTTTTTAATTCATGACAAGAATAACATTCAACCTCGCCGCTCCATTCCCTATGACAGTTCATGCACAATCTGTGATATGCACCTTTCAAATCAGGTTTGCTTAAGTCTTCTCTTGCACGTTCTGGCTGATGGCATTGAACGCATCCTACTACTTTCCCTGGTGGATTATAATGATGGCAAGAGACACAGCCACCCGACATTTCAGACATTTCTGCATGAGCCTGATGCTTGAAAATTACAGGATTGTAAAGGTTGTTAGAACTTTTCAGCCTTTCAATTACTATTGTGTTGGGTCCATCTTCTGGTTTTTGTTTTACTGTGGCAATAAAATCTCTTGGACATTTAATTAAGCATGGATTTTCTTTGGTTGGGATATCACAACTATGACATGTCCTGCAACTTAAGTCTTGATAGACTTGATGAGATGTGGACTTGTTTTGTCCGAAATAATTTAAAGCCGTTAACAGAATTGAAATAATAACTAAATATAATTTAGATTTCATTTCACACCTTTAATAGCATATTTAGTTTTAAGTGCTCCTTCACTGGGTTGTGTAATTATTGGGAAAATCATAACTGCAGCTCTATACAATAATACTTCCAATGATATGAAGCCTAATGTTACTAATATCTCCCCAATTGATGGAAAATAAGGCTGAAATGAATAAGGTGGATTATAAGCCACAATAAAATTGTTTAAACGATTCATAAATACACCGAATATTACTAAGCATGAAGCAATAAATACCCCCGTTGGCGATTTTACAATCTTGGGTGAAAAGAACATTCTTAAAGGAATAACTACCCCAACGATTAGCTCAATAGTAAACATTACGCTTGTTGTATTGATTTCATATAAATAAACAAAAGTTTTTCTTATTACCATGTCACCAACTTTAAAGGCTAAGTAAGTAAACAGAATTGGTCCAACCATCCTTGCTAAATCTGTTAGTACGTCCATTTCGGGTTTAAGTCCAAATGATTTCGATGAGATTATTGATTCAAAAATTACCATTGGAAATCCAACTGAAATTGCTGAGAGCAGAAATAATAAAGGCAAAACTGGAGTTTGCCAAAGCGGGTGCATCTTAGGGCCAGCGATTATCATCAAAGTACCTAAAGAGGATTGATGTAAACATGAAAGAACTACGCCGGCAATAATGAAAATAAACATTGTTTTGTCTAATCCCTTGTCAAGAACTTGCAAAAGCCTGTCAATAGGTTTGTTTAGTTTTCTTAGTATACCGGGTAGATTAACTCGACCTATAAACCTCTCGCATACAATAGGCAGAAACTCAATATAAAGAACTGTCATGTATATCATAACGCACATACCAACTTCAAAAAGAGCTGAATTACCATTCCAGAAAATTAATGGGTGCCAAATGTAATACCATCTTCCCAAGTCTGTAGCTACGCTTAAAGCAACGAAAGTATAACCTAAGAGAGCAGTTAACAAAGCGGGGCGTATAATAACATGAAATTTTTCGCGGTGCATAATATGGCCTAAAGCTGCTGTTGTAAAACCGCCGGCAGCAAGAGCAACACCCAAAGCTACATCTAAACCAATCCAAATTCCCCATGGATACTGATTACTTAAATGAGTAACTGCGCCTAAACCAAAAATGAATCTTGCTAACAAGACAAGTAAACCAAAAGCAGCAAAAACAGAAATTACAATAACACCTGGAGTAAAAAATTTCTTTTTGATTTTTTGTGGCTTCATATATTCTTCCATAATTATTCCTCCTCAGTTTCAGTTTTTTTGTTTTTGTTAAGCCACATTACGCCACCTAACAAAGCATAAAGGGCAACAGGAGGAATAAAGTAAGCAAAAATTCCGTGCTGGATTGATTCTGAAACACCAGGAGCAGGTTCGCGCTGTAATTTAGGAAATGACAGTTTTGTAAAATCTTCTGAAGCTAAATACATCCACGATGTGCCGCCAACTTCAAACTCACCATAAATGTGATTGATGTACCTTTTAGGGTAAAGTCTTATTTTTTCTTTAGCTACTTGAATTAAATCTTCTCTTTTACCGAAAGTGAGTGCTTCAACTGGACAAACTTCAACACAAGCGGGCAGTTTTCCTTCTGATTGCCTAGTATAACAGAAATCGCATTTAGTGATTTTAGGTTGGAAAGCTTTGTGAAATTCAAATGCTGGGATTTGAAATGGGCATGCAACCATGCAATAACGACAGCCGATACACTTTGATTCATCCCAAACTACAGCTCCATTTTCTAACTTTGAAAATGCACCTACTATACATGCTGAAACACATGCTGGTTGGTCACAATGCATGCATTGAACTTTTACATCAATGGGAAACTTATCTGGGTCGCTGTTCTTGTATTCATTTACTACAGTGTAACTAGTATAATCCGGTCTTCGCATTTTCTTAAATACATCTCGATTATCATATTCTTCAATTGGAGGGGTAGGCATTTGATGTGCTGTTTTACAGGCCCATTCACATTTTCTACAACCAATACAAACAGTAGTATCAACTAAAACCCCCATTGCTTTGTCTGGTAGAAAACCTTTTTGTTCTTGAGCTTTTGTTTTTCTTGTCGTTAATCCAGTAATAGCAGCAGTTGCTATTGCAGTGGTTTTCAAGAAATTTCTTCTTGATTGTTTTTCCATTATTACCTCCAAGAAAAGCAGAATATAAATGGATTATTTCATCCATTTCAAAAATAAGCTTACAGTATCTTTTTGTCAATTTATTTTATTATCCTAAAAAAATCTAATTAATATGCTTTTTTTAACGTGATTTTTTATTAGTTTCATTTCCCAATTTTCAACAAATTTTTTGATAACAATGGCTAAAGATAAACTTAAAGAGCTGTCTGTTTTGAGAGATAAAATCAACCGTTTAGATGAGTCAATTATAAAGCTTTTGGCTCAAAGACGAGATATTAGCAGAGAAGTAGTTAAAGCAAAAGAAAGGGCGAAAATTCCAATTCGAGATAAAGAACGTGAAGCCGAAATATTAGAGAAAATTATTAAGCTGGGCAAAAAGTATGGACTGGATGCTCATTTTACAAATAAAGTTTTTTACGATATAATTGAGGATTCAGTTCGAATACAGCAAAATTATGTCCAGAGTGCTTTAAATAAAATCGAGAAAAAAAACATTACAGTTTCAATACAAGGAATTGAAGGCTCCTATAGTTATTTAGCAGCTAAGAAGTTTTTCTCTCATTCGAAAAGTGAATTAATTTTTTTAACAAAAGACAGATTTGAGGATGCTGTTGAAGTTTGTGAAAAAGGCGAAGCCGACTTTACTGTTCTTCCAATTGAAAATACTACTAGTGGGGGAATAAATGAAGTTTATGATCTTTTGCTTCATACTGCCTTATCAATTGTTGGTGAAGAAAAATTTCAGGTAAAGCATTGTTTGGCTGCAATTAAAGATATCCCACTTTCTAAGATTAAAAAAATTTATGCACACCACCAAGCTGCAGCCCAATGCAGTAAGTTTTTACAAGGCTTGCCGCATGCCAGTGTAGAATATTTTGTTGATACTGCAATGTCGCTAAAAAAAATTAAAGAAGAGGGGAATCCTTATTATGCTGGAATTGCCAGCGAAGAGGCAGCAAAATTATTCAAAGTGAAGATATTAAAGACTGATATTGCAAATCAGAGAGAAAATTTTACGAGGTTCATAGTCTGCGCACGTAAACCTGTATCTGTTGACTTAAGAGTTCCTTGTAAGACATCTTTAGTAATGGCAACATCACATACACCGGGCTCTCTTGTCGAAGCCTTGAACGTATTTAGAAATTATGGCGTTAACCTTACTAAGTTGGAATCTCGTCCAATTCTCGGAAATCCATGGGAAGAAATGTTCTATCTTGACTTTGAAGGAAACATTGCAGATGAAAAAATTCAGAAAGTATTAGATGAATTAGGTAAGTATACTAGGTTTCTCAAAGTTTTAGGCAGTTATCCTTCACAAGAAGTTAGTAAGACTAAACTTGAGATGAATAAATTATTTGAAGGGACTGATAATGATAAGGCAAGTAGTAGTAAGAGAGCAGAAACTAAAACTACTTCTGGAAAATCGAAGGCCTATAAGCTTGCAAGCAGAGAATACAGGGCGGAGGATACAATAATAAAGGTCAGAGATGTTCTAATTGGCGGAAATAATTTTGTAGTAATAGGAGGACCATGCTCAGTTGAAACGGAAACTCAAATTATGCAATGTGCAAGAGCCGTAAAAGAAAATGGCGCTCATATATTGAGAGGAGGTTGCTTTAAACCGCGAACTTCACCTTATAGTTTTCAAGGATTAGGTTTTGAGGCTCTTAATTTATTAACAAATGCTGGAAAAACTTACGACATTCCGGTAGTTACTGAAGTGCTTGATACCGAGCATGTTACCGAAGTAGCAAAATATGCTGACATACTTCAAGTAGGTGCAAGAAATATGCAGAACTTCGCACTTCTTAAGGAAGTCGGTAAAACTCACAAACCCGTGCTATTAAAAAGAGGAATGATGGCATCAATAGAAGAATTGTTAAATGCAGCCGAATATATACTTTCTCAAGGGAATCGCCAGGTTATTTTATGTGAAAGGGGAATAAGAACTTTTGAGACTGCTACTAGAAACACTTTAGATTTGAGTGCAATTCCCGTCTTGAAAGAACTAACACACCTGCCGATTATCGTTGACCCATCACATGCTGTTGGTCAAAGAGATAAAGTTATACCTTTAGCAAAAGCTGCTAAAATTGTTGGGGCTCACGGAGTTATGGTAGAATTTCATCCGGACCCAGAGCATGCACTAAGTGACGGTGAACAGTCGCTTTATTTTGAGCAATTTGAGGAATTGATGAGAGAGTTGTACCGCATTAACTAAAGCATATATTGCAGTTGTACAATGAATAAGAAGTAATTTGCAGATGTATTGTTAAATGTTACCCCGGAATCAATACCGCTGCTTACTTTAATTCCGGTTGATTCAGGGCTGGTAAAATCTAACCCAAGCAAAACATGAAATCCTGCACCATAATCCCAAACATTTGTATCGACGAATATTCTGTCATTTATAGTTAAAATACCTGCACCTTCTTCAACAAAAAGTAAGTCGTTTAATTGCTGGTTTATCACTGCCTTCAAATAAATTACTTTAATAAAGGGGTAATATTTACCCAGTCTATTTTCAGGTAAAAAGTATTCTACCTTTCGCGAGAAAATAAAACCAACTCTAAACTGAACATCGTTTGAAAACCATAATGAGCTGCCGGTAAAAAATTCCCCGGAGAATGCACTTAGTCCATTAGAATTTCCTCTAATCTCACCCCCTCCTAATGAAGCTCCAATTACAGGATTTTTTAGTTGTGCTTTGTTAATATTTTGAGCAAAGAGTGTAATTAAAAAAAGCAAAATTATTTTTTTGTTTCTCATCTTTTGCAAAAAGGTTAATTTGTTAAGTACTAAATTAATCAATAATATATGAGGTTGAAATGAAAAAAACATTATATGTATATAAAGCTTTTGTTAGTGATGTCTATGATGGCGATACATGCAGAGTTGAAATTGATTTAGGTCTTCATACATGGATTAAAGATGAAAAAATAAGGCTTAGCAGAATTAATGTACCTGAGTTAAAGGGTAAGGAAAGGATAGAAGGGATTAAATCAAGAGATTTTCTTAGAAGTTTGATTCTAAAGAAAGAGGTTTTAATAAAGACAATTAAAGATAAAAAGGGTAAATATGGCCGTTATTTAGGGGAGGTATATTTAGAAAAAAAGAACGGCAATTTTGTAAACATTAATGACCTTTTAGTTAAAAAAGGTTATGCAGTTTATAAGAAGTACTAAATCTAAGAGTTATTAGAAATGAGTTTTAGTTTATAAATTGACTTATAAGAGCTATTCTATTATTCAATTAGTTTTTGCTCTTTGGCTGAACTTTTATGTGTAGTGGACAGTCAGCCAAAAAGTTTTCTGGTTCTTATCAGTTTCTTCGATTCGATGCTTTTTGTGAGCCGGTATTAACAGATAATCACCAGGGCTTAATTCGGTTATCTCGCCATTATCAAATAAAATTTTCGCGCTTCCTTTCAACAGCAGCACAAATTCGTTTAACGATTGGTCGTACCAAAAGTCTTTTGGTGATGAATAGCTGTTAGATACAATCCTTTCTATTTTGAAAGTTCCACTATCAAGAACAGTCTCAATAAATTCCTTATTAGAATTAACAAAAGTGTCTTCAAAGAAATTTTTTTTCATGATTCAGGGTAATCAGCTAAAACAATTTTTAGTTCATTAGAATTATTTACTTCGTTTAATATTTCAGAAACTTCAAAAGGGTTATTGGGATTTTGAAGATGAACTATATATTTCTCATAGCCTGCTAATATTCTCATAATTATTTTTTTGTGAATTACTTGACC
Coding sequences within it:
- a CDS encoding response regulator, which produces MPLFILALIVFIIADIVIRFVIKNIQAKKIRKERAAILEESLRVDFSKEAVSLKRAEVPNPKARILCVDDEDIILDSFRKILVLDGYSVDTVNSGPEAINLIKSHHYDFVFTDLKMPEMDGVEVTKIIKNLRPDIDVIIITGYATVETAVDCMKYGAMDYVQKPFTEDELLKFTNNSLIKRQERIRKQLKPRVHITHFEEAEKFSKGEFSIPGGVFISENHTWASVSQDGTVKVGIDDFAKKLIGDIEDIEFPNLGMKVQKGQPLFSIKQNKKRITFGSPLSGQVSKINHELSENLSLLNFTPYEKNWICSIDADNLDTELKDLKIGKSAVNFYQNEIDEYMKFIQDYLKTEKDKKDFDELFIGQLGKLEEKHWHIIVSKFFKRD
- a CDS encoding response regulator; this encodes MAKEYDILIIDDEQVIIDSVIKIASMEGFTAIGELNALTALNRLQKEKFKLIICDIMMPEMDGFKFIAETERLKIDIPIIITTGYTTVENAVESLYQGAIGFIPKPFTTDELISIIHRGLNYWKLLKSKQAKNIEFVYVPCPAKYYRLGYSTWLNKENDETVLIGATDLYTKTINTIKKINLMNVNDNAVQGQACAWFETEENLTHHLLSPLSGKIISINEKLITNPQLIEKDPYFEGWIYRFIPTEYEYEIKKLIPCSSDRS
- a CDS encoding sensor histidine kinase, coding for MFRKIGFKLIFIVGVTAIVIIGGYTYLNLKSETNILLSEVERHALELSDAIKNSTRHGMMLNQREMIHDIINTIGKDPAIYALRVFNKDGEIIYSNRHEDIGKMLDKYAESCYACHAANKPLEKLAINDRTRIYRSEQDSSRILGVINPIYNEKSCYEADCHAHPSSAKVLGVLDVSIHLKEIDEKIHNNEIQGLIFALIAVSAIGFIIALFIKRWVDKPVKELVNATNQVGLGNLNYFIKETTKDELGTLAQSFNNMIKKLKEMQMQVFQSEKMASLGQLAAGVAHEINNPLTGVLTYSSYLLKRTQNNPELQEDLKVIVRETMRSREIVRGLLDFARQSTPKKTKININEIIDRALSVVNNQLRLNNVIIEKNYDDKLPSITADANQMQQVFINLLVNANDSISKDGGKIFIKTSVATLSQGIANVKSAVCEKNHNLIENDYKIEGFPSIKLKVRNAKNEGIIHLDAVYGRHKDDIQIKIEKEKPYNLLCPVCETTLIAKNEKCPKCGGPVYKIKIPNNGYIKGCAQFNDDWQKWDIPLESEKNFIEITVKDTGCGIPKENLNKIFDPFFTTKGQKGTGLGLSVIWGIIEIHNGTINVESEVGKGTTFTIRLPL
- a CDS encoding cytochrome c3 family protein — encoded protein: MKSKLYLVIISILLTALNYFGQNKSTSHQVYQDLSCRTCHSCDIPTKENPCLIKCPRDFIATVKQKPEDGPNTIVIERLKSSNNLYNPVIFKHQAHAEMSEMSGGCVSCHHYNPPGKVVGCVQCHQPERAREDLSKPDLKGAYHRLCMNCHREWSGEVECYSCHELKNKSTKTHLAVSTESTHKRIHPDVAVPIKLTFNTPNAVGKLVTFYHSDHVNLFKLDCQNCHSNESCTKCHNKNKAQVAHITLEQHHKICSTCHDTETNSKCSFCHQNKEVGPFNHKEKTGFDITRFHGKLSCERCHTTKGKFTGLKDDCASCHGSWTQENFNHKITGIALDETHYGLECDNCHKEKNYSNPVCTDCHDDKSYPKNVPGRRIK
- the nrfD gene encoding NrfD/PsrC family molybdoenzyme membrane anchor subunit is translated as MEEYMKPQKIKKKFFTPGVIVISVFAAFGLLVLLARFIFGLGAVTHLSNQYPWGIWIGLDVALGVALAAGGFTTAALGHIMHREKFHVIIRPALLTALLGYTFVALSVATDLGRWYYIWHPLIFWNGNSALFEVGMCVMIYMTVLYIEFLPIVCERFIGRVNLPGILRKLNKPIDRLLQVLDKGLDKTMFIFIIAGVVLSCLHQSSLGTLMIIAGPKMHPLWQTPVLPLLFLLSAISVGFPMVIFESIISSKSFGLKPEMDVLTDLARMVGPILFTYLAFKVGDMVIRKTFVYLYEINTTSVMFTIELIVGVVIPLRMFFSPKIVKSPTGVFIASCLVIFGVFMNRLNNFIVAYNPPYSFQPYFPSIGEILVTLGFISLEVLLYRAAVMIFPIITQPSEGALKTKYAIKGVK
- a CDS encoding 4Fe-4S dicluster domain-containing protein — translated: MEKQSRRNFLKTTAIATAAITGLTTRKTKAQEQKGFLPDKAMGVLVDTTVCIGCRKCEWACKTAHQMPTPPIEEYDNRDVFKKMRRPDYTSYTVVNEYKNSDPDKFPIDVKVQCMHCDQPACVSACIVGAFSKLENGAVVWDESKCIGCRYCMVACPFQIPAFEFHKAFQPKITKCDFCYTRQSEGKLPACVEVCPVEALTFGKREDLIQVAKEKIRLYPKRYINHIYGEFEVGGTSWMYLASEDFTKLSFPKLQREPAPGVSESIQHGIFAYFIPPVALYALLGGVMWLNKNKKTETEEE
- a CDS encoding bifunctional 3-deoxy-7-phosphoheptulonate synthase/chorismate mutase, encoding MAKDKLKELSVLRDKINRLDESIIKLLAQRRDISREVVKAKERAKIPIRDKEREAEILEKIIKLGKKYGLDAHFTNKVFYDIIEDSVRIQQNYVQSALNKIEKKNITVSIQGIEGSYSYLAAKKFFSHSKSELIFLTKDRFEDAVEVCEKGEADFTVLPIENTTSGGINEVYDLLLHTALSIVGEEKFQVKHCLAAIKDIPLSKIKKIYAHHQAAAQCSKFLQGLPHASVEYFVDTAMSLKKIKEEGNPYYAGIASEEAAKLFKVKILKTDIANQRENFTRFIVCARKPVSVDLRVPCKTSLVMATSHTPGSLVEALNVFRNYGVNLTKLESRPILGNPWEEMFYLDFEGNIADEKIQKVLDELGKYTRFLKVLGSYPSQEVSKTKLEMNKLFEGTDNDKASSSKRAETKTTSGKSKAYKLASREYRAEDTIIKVRDVLIGGNNFVVIGGPCSVETETQIMQCARAVKENGAHILRGGCFKPRTSPYSFQGLGFEALNLLTNAGKTYDIPVVTEVLDTEHVTEVAKYADILQVGARNMQNFALLKEVGKTHKPVLLKRGMMASIEELLNAAEYILSQGNRQVILCERGIRTFETATRNTLDLSAIPVLKELTHLPIIVDPSHAVGQRDKVIPLAKAAKIVGAHGVMVEFHPDPEHALSDGEQSLYFEQFEELMRELYRIN
- a CDS encoding thermonuclease family protein; its protein translation is MKKTLYVYKAFVSDVYDGDTCRVEIDLGLHTWIKDEKIRLSRINVPELKGKERIEGIKSRDFLRSLILKKEVLIKTIKDKKGKYGRYLGEVYLEKKNGNFVNINDLLVKKGYAVYKKY
- a CDS encoding cupin domain-containing protein translates to MKKNFFEDTFVNSNKEFIETVLDSGTFKIERIVSNSYSSPKDFWYDQSLNEFVLLLKGSAKILFDNGEITELSPGDYLLIPAHKKHRIEETDKNQKTFWLTVHYT